A genome region from Bacillaceae bacterium IKA-2 includes the following:
- the purL gene encoding phosphoribosylformylglycinamidine synthase subunit PurL, producing MSLLLEPTAELIKENRLYAEMGLNDDEFKLVENILGRLPNWTETGLFSVMWSEHCSYKNSKVLLKKFPITGERVLQGPGEGAGIIDINDGQAVVFKIESHNHPSAIEPFQGAATGVGGIIRDIFSMGARPIAILNSLRFGELRTPKVKYLFKEVVAGIAAYGNCIGIPTVGGEVQFDPCYEGNPLVNAMCVGLIDHKDIQKGQAKGVGNSVMYVGASTGRDGIHGATFASEELDENSDAKRPAVQVGDPFMEKLLIEACLELIKSDALIGIQDMGAAGLASSSAEMASKAGSGIELNLDEVPQRELGMTPYEMMLSESQERMLIVVKKGREEEIKAIFDHWGLLSKVVGKVTDDKMLRLIFKGELAAEVPVDALAEDAPLYHKPSSEPEYFRRFQQQEVVVPKILNVKETLLQLLAQPTIASKEWVYDQYDYMVRTNTVVCPGSDAAVLRIRGTNKALAMTTDCNSRYLYLDPEMGGKIAVAEAARNLVCSGAQPLGLTDCLNYGNPEKPEIFWQLEKSTDGLSEACRVLETPVIGGNVSLYNERSGVAVYPTPVIGMVGLIEDLEYITTQSFKQVGDLIYLIGETKPEFGGSELQKLLDGDISGASPSIDLENEKKIQQQLLKAIRKGCVASAHDVAEGGFAVAIAESMMDGNVGAKVAITGEVVTALFAESQTRFVVSVPTDKQKEFESMVEATCIGEVVEAGLTIITDKGESVIQAAVEELQTAWKGAIPCLLK from the coding sequence ATGTCCTTACTTCTTGAACCAACAGCTGAACTAATTAAAGAAAATCGCCTATATGCGGAAATGGGCTTAAATGATGATGAATTTAAATTAGTTGAAAATATTCTTGGACGTCTTCCAAACTGGACAGAAACAGGACTTTTTTCAGTTATGTGGAGCGAACATTGTTCTTATAAAAATTCAAAAGTTTTACTAAAAAAATTCCCGATCACTGGTGAACGAGTATTGCAAGGGCCTGGTGAAGGAGCAGGAATTATTGATATTAACGATGGACAAGCAGTTGTATTTAAAATTGAAAGTCACAATCACCCATCAGCGATTGAACCATTTCAAGGTGCTGCAACTGGTGTTGGTGGAATTATTCGTGATATTTTCTCAATGGGTGCACGTCCGATTGCGATATTAAACTCACTTCGCTTTGGAGAGCTTAGAACCCCAAAAGTGAAATATTTATTTAAAGAAGTAGTCGCTGGAATTGCTGCATATGGCAACTGTATTGGAATTCCAACTGTAGGTGGCGAGGTTCAATTTGACCCTTGTTATGAAGGTAATCCGTTAGTAAATGCAATGTGTGTTGGATTAATTGATCACAAAGACATTCAAAAGGGGCAAGCAAAAGGCGTTGGTAACTCAGTCATGTATGTTGGTGCGAGTACTGGTCGTGATGGAATTCACGGTGCAACGTTTGCATCAGAAGAATTAGATGAGAATTCAGATGCGAAACGACCAGCGGTACAAGTAGGTGATCCATTTATGGAAAAATTACTGATTGAAGCTTGTCTTGAATTAATTAAATCTGATGCACTTATCGGTATCCAAGATATGGGGGCAGCTGGCCTTGCTTCTTCTTCAGCAGAGATGGCTAGTAAAGCAGGAAGTGGGATTGAATTAAATTTAGATGAAGTGCCACAACGTGAACTTGGCATGACCCCTTACGAAATGATGCTTTCAGAGTCTCAAGAACGGATGTTGATTGTTGTCAAAAAAGGCCGTGAAGAAGAAATTAAAGCAATTTTTGATCATTGGGGCCTCCTATCTAAAGTAGTTGGTAAAGTAACTGATGATAAAATGCTTCGACTTATTTTTAAAGGTGAACTGGCAGCAGAAGTACCAGTTGATGCACTAGCAGAAGATGCACCACTTTATCATAAACCATCTAGCGAACCTGAGTATTTCAGAAGGTTCCAACAACAAGAAGTGGTCGTACCGAAAATATTGAACGTAAAAGAAACGCTCTTACAACTTTTAGCTCAACCAACGATTGCTAGTAAAGAGTGGGTCTATGATCAGTACGATTACATGGTTCGGACAAATACAGTTGTTTGCCCAGGCTCTGATGCTGCAGTACTGAGGATTCGTGGCACAAATAAGGCATTAGCAATGACGACAGACTGTAATTCCCGTTACTTATATCTGGATCCTGAGATGGGTGGAAAGATCGCAGTTGCCGAGGCGGCAAGAAATCTTGTTTGTTCTGGTGCACAACCACTAGGTTTAACCGATTGCTTAAATTACGGTAATCCTGAAAAACCAGAAATTTTTTGGCAGCTTGAAAAGTCAACAGATGGTTTAAGTGAGGCATGTCGTGTCCTTGAAACACCAGTTATCGGTGGAAATGTTTCTCTTTATAATGAAAGAAGCGGTGTAGCTGTTTATCCAACTCCGGTTATTGGGATGGTAGGATTAATCGAAGATTTAGAATATATTACAACGCAAAGCTTTAAACAGGTTGGCGACCTCATTTACTTAATCGGTGAAACAAAGCCTGAATTTGGTGGTAGTGAACTACAAAAACTACTAGACGGCGACATTTCTGGAGCTTCTCCAAGCATTGATTTAGAAAATGAGAAAAAGATCCAACAACAACTTTTAAAGGCAATAAGAAAAGGTTGTGTAGCTTCAGCTCACGATGTTGCTGAAGGTGGTTTTGCAGTAGCAATAGCAGAATCTATGATGGACGGCAATGTTGGTGCGAAAGTAGCAATTACTGGTGAAGTAGTAACAGCTTTATTTGCAGAAAGTCAAACTCGGTTTGTTGTCTCTGTACCGACTGATAAACAAAAGGAATTTGAAAGCATGGTTGAAGCAACTTGCATCGGCGAAGTAGTCGAAGCAGGACTTACGATCATAACTGACAAAGGTGAATCCGTTATTCAAGCGGCGGTAGAAGAATTACAAACAGCTTGGAAGGGAGCTATTCCATGTTTGCTGAAATAA
- the purQ gene encoding phosphoribosylformylglycinamidine synthase subunit PurQ, with protein MKFACIVFPGSNCDVDMYHAISDELGEEVEYVWHTETNLDRFDGILLPGGFSYGDYLRCGAIAGFSNVMEAVRKAASEGKPVLGVCNGFQVLLEAGLLPGALRRNQNLKFICRPLTIIVENNETMFTSGYEHKQAITIPIAHGEGNYYCDEETLKLLKDNKRIVFTYKSDPNGSISDIAGIMNEQGNVLGMMPHPERAVDQLLGSDDGLLLFKSILRNWREAHVLTS; from the coding sequence ATGAAATTTGCCTGTATCGTCTTTCCGGGATCCAATTGTGACGTAGATATGTACCATGCTATTAGTGATGAGCTAGGAGAAGAAGTTGAATATGTTTGGCACACAGAAACAAATTTAGACCGTTTTGACGGAATTCTTCTTCCAGGAGGTTTCTCGTACGGAGATTATCTTCGCTGTGGTGCGATTGCGGGGTTTTCAAATGTTATGGAAGCAGTCCGTAAAGCAGCTAGTGAAGGAAAGCCAGTGCTAGGGGTTTGTAATGGGTTTCAAGTCCTACTTGAGGCAGGGTTACTACCAGGGGCGCTACGCCGTAATCAAAACTTGAAATTTATTTGCCGGCCATTAACGATTATCGTTGAAAACAATGAAACGATGTTTACATCAGGCTATGAGCACAAACAAGCGATAACAATCCCAATCGCTCATGGTGAAGGAAATTACTATTGCGACGAGGAAACATTAAAATTGCTAAAAGATAACAAGCGAATTGTTTTCACATATAAAAGTGACCCTAATGGTTCGATTAGTGATATTGCAGGAATCATGAACGAACAGGGCAATGTCCTAGGAATGATGCCGCATCCGGAACGTGCCGTTGACCAACTTCTTGGAAGTGATGATGGTTTACTATTATTTAAGTCGATTTTACGAAACTGGAGGGAAGCACATGTCCTTACTTCTTGA
- the purK gene encoding 5-(carboxyamino)imidazole ribonucleotide synthase: protein MREIVLPGSTIGILGGGQLGRMMAISAREMGYRIAVLEPNEHSPCGQVADLEVIAAYDDLEGAKQLLANCDVVTYEFENIDSQTAKWLEENGNLPQGSKLLSVTQHRGKEKQALKAANVNVAPYHLVDNKKDLYVGINELGLPTVLKTCRGGYDGKGQVVIRDIEQVEKAYKELSERGELVLEKWINFEKEVSVIVCRNQAGEAKTFPIAENIHKNNVLHMSIVPARVSDDTIAKAEAIALHLAEEFDLVGTLAVEMFLTHSGEIYVNELAPRPHNSGHYTINACVTSQFEQHIRAICNWPLGNTDLLKPAVMVNILGEHLNQVLENVSKLANCQLHLYGKEEAKQGRKMGHLTVLGKRIEEALEAIELLQIWKQEKTEA from the coding sequence GTGAGAGAAATAGTCTTACCCGGAAGTACAATTGGGATTTTGGGTGGTGGTCAGTTAGGAAGAATGATGGCTATCTCAGCTCGTGAAATGGGTTATCGAATTGCCGTACTTGAGCCGAATGAACATTCACCTTGTGGTCAAGTAGCTGATCTTGAGGTTATTGCCGCTTATGACGATCTTGAGGGTGCAAAGCAGCTTTTAGCTAATTGTGATGTAGTAACGTATGAATTTGAAAATATTGATAGCCAAACAGCAAAGTGGCTTGAGGAAAATGGAAATCTTCCTCAAGGAAGTAAGCTACTTTCAGTGACACAACATCGAGGTAAAGAAAAGCAGGCACTCAAAGCAGCTAATGTAAACGTTGCTCCATACCATTTGGTTGATAATAAGAAAGATTTATATGTAGGAATTAATGAGCTAGGGTTACCGACGGTCCTGAAAACGTGCCGAGGTGGTTACGACGGCAAAGGACAGGTTGTTATTCGAGATATAGAACAAGTAGAAAAAGCATATAAAGAGCTATCTGAGCGAGGTGAACTCGTTTTAGAGAAATGGATTAATTTTGAAAAAGAAGTTTCTGTTATTGTTTGTAGAAACCAAGCAGGGGAGGCGAAAACTTTCCCGATAGCTGAAAACATTCATAAAAATAATGTATTACACATGTCAATTGTCCCAGCTAGAGTTTCCGACGACACAATCGCTAAAGCTGAGGCGATTGCTCTCCATCTAGCGGAGGAATTTGATCTAGTAGGGACACTTGCAGTAGAAATGTTTCTAACACATTCAGGCGAGATTTATGTAAACGAGTTAGCACCACGGCCTCACAATTCAGGACACTATACAATTAATGCATGTGTTACATCGCAATTTGAGCAGCATATTCGTGCTATTTGCAACTGGCCATTAGGCAATACCGATTTATTAAAGCCGGCTGTAATGGTTAATATACTAGGTGAGCACTTAAACCAAGTTTTAGAGAATGTTTCGAAATTAGCCAACTGCCAACTGCATCTTTATGGAAAAGAGGAAGCAAAGCAAGGTCGAAAGATGGGGCATTTAACTGTCCTTGGCAAAAGGATAGAAGAAGCATTAGAAGCAATAGAGTTACTGCAAATTTGGAAACAGGAAAAAACGGAGGCTTAG
- the purB gene encoding adenylosuccinate lyase, translating to MIERYTRPEMGAIWTEENRFKAWLEVEIVACEAWAELGDIPKEDASKIRANASFDVNRILEIEAETRHDVVAFTRAVSETLGEERKWVHYGLTSTDVVDTALSYLLKQANTIIEKDLINFIEILKNKAIEHKDTVMMGRTHGVHAEPTTFGLKLALWYEEMKRNLERFQQAAETVRVGKLSGAVGTYANINPFVEQYVCENLGLERASISTQTLQRDRHAHYVATLALIGASIEKMSTEIRGLQKSETREVEEFFAKGQKGSSAMPHKRNPIGSENMTGLARVLRGYMVTAYENVALWHERDISHSSAERIILPDATIALNYMLNRFGNIVKNLTVFPENMKRNMTKTYGLIYSQRVLLLLIDKGMAREEAYDLVQPRAMEAWDKGIQFRELIDADQKITSLLSKAEIDDCFDYTHHLKQIDLIFERVGLK from the coding sequence ATGATTGAACGTTATACAAGACCTGAAATGGGAGCAATTTGGACAGAGGAAAACCGCTTTAAAGCATGGCTAGAAGTTGAGATCGTCGCTTGTGAAGCTTGGGCGGAACTAGGTGATATTCCAAAAGAAGATGCCAGTAAAATTAGAGCGAATGCTTCATTTGATGTAAATCGTATTTTAGAAATTGAAGCCGAAACAAGGCATGATGTTGTTGCATTTACTAGAGCCGTGTCGGAAACCCTTGGCGAGGAAAGAAAATGGGTTCATTACGGGTTAACATCAACAGACGTTGTTGATACAGCTTTATCATACTTACTTAAACAAGCAAACACAATTATTGAAAAAGACTTAATAAATTTCATTGAAATTTTAAAAAATAAAGCAATTGAACATAAAGATACAGTCATGATGGGGCGGACGCACGGTGTTCACGCCGAACCAACAACATTTGGTTTAAAGTTAGCACTTTGGTATGAAGAAATGAAACGTAATCTTGAAAGATTTCAACAAGCTGCCGAAACTGTAAGAGTAGGAAAACTTTCAGGTGCAGTTGGCACTTATGCTAATATCAATCCTTTTGTTGAACAATATGTTTGTGAAAATTTAGGACTTGAACGAGCTTCGATTTCAACACAAACACTGCAACGCGACCGTCATGCTCATTACGTTGCTACATTAGCTTTAATCGGCGCTTCTATTGAAAAAATGTCCACTGAAATTCGTGGTCTACAAAAAAGTGAAACTCGAGAAGTTGAAGAGTTTTTTGCAAAAGGTCAAAAAGGGTCTTCGGCAATGCCTCATAAGCGGAACCCGATTGGATCTGAAAATATGACTGGTCTCGCTCGTGTGTTACGTGGATATATGGTGACTGCTTATGAAAATGTTGCCCTCTGGCATGAAAGAGATATATCGCATTCATCAGCAGAGCGGATTATTTTACCTGATGCAACAATCGCTTTAAATTACATGTTAAATCGCTTCGGCAATATCGTCAAAAATTTAACTGTATTCCCAGAAAATATGAAACGTAATATGACAAAAACATACGGCTTAATTTACTCGCAGCGAGTTCTTCTCTTACTTATTGACAAAGGTATGGCACGAGAGGAAGCATATGACCTCGTGCAACCTAGGGCGATGGAAGCTTGGGACAAAGGCATTCAATTTCGTGAACTAATCGATGCTGATCAAAAAATCACTTCGTTATTATCTAAAGCAGAGATTGATGATTGCTTTGATTACACTCACCATCTAAAACAAATTGATCTAATTTTTGAAAGAGTAGGACTTAAATAA
- a CDS encoding phosphoribosylaminoimidazolesuccinocarboxamide synthase, with amino-acid sequence MKKNELLYEGKAKRIYGTADQEILFVEYKDDATAFNGEKKDKIVGKSRLNNLITSQIFVALKEAGINNHFIEKLSDTEQLIRKVTIIPIEVVVRNVIAGSLSKRLGIEEGVQMETPIIEFYYKDDALGDPLLNEDHIRFLNVATPGQLETIRGIALKVNEFLLKYFKDVRVRLVDFKLEFGVTSEGEVLLADEISPDTCRLWDIDTNQKFDKDLFRRNLGSLTEGYQEILTRLGGSLT; translated from the coding sequence ATGAAAAAAAACGAGCTTTTATACGAAGGCAAAGCTAAAAGAATATATGGAACAGCGGACCAAGAAATTTTATTTGTAGAGTATAAAGATGATGCAACGGCTTTTAATGGTGAAAAAAAAGATAAAATTGTTGGTAAATCAAGATTGAATAATTTGATTACGTCACAAATTTTTGTTGCTTTAAAGGAAGCTGGAATTAATAATCATTTTATCGAGAAACTGTCCGACACGGAGCAGCTCATTCGCAAGGTAACAATTATTCCTATAGAAGTAGTAGTTCGTAACGTAATAGCTGGGAGCCTTTCAAAGCGATTAGGTATCGAAGAAGGCGTTCAGATGGAGACGCCCATTATTGAATTTTACTATAAAGATGATGCTTTAGGTGATCCGTTACTAAATGAAGATCACATCCGCTTTTTAAACGTAGCTACACCAGGGCAGTTAGAAACGATTAGAGGAATTGCTTTAAAAGTTAATGAATTTTTACTGAAGTATTTTAAAGATGTTCGTGTCAGGTTAGTAGATTTTAAACTTGAGTTTGGTGTTACTAGTGAGGGAGAAGTTCTCCTTGCAGATGAAATATCACCAGATACTTGCAGGCTTTGGGATATTGATACTAACCAAAAATTTGATAAAGACTTATTCCGTCGCAATTTGGGAAGTTTAACAGAAGGATATCAAGAAATTTTAACTAGACTAGGGGGATCATTAACATGA
- the purS gene encoding phosphoribosylformylglycinamidine synthase subunit PurS has translation MMKVKVYITLRESVLDPQGSAVQTALHALTYNEVEDVRIGKYMELTLSKSEKNVDARVKEMCEKLLANTVIEDYRYEIEEVVPS, from the coding sequence ATGATGAAAGTAAAAGTATATATCACATTAAGAGAAAGTGTACTTGATCCACAGGGAAGCGCAGTTCAAACAGCACTTCATGCGCTTACGTATAACGAGGTAGAAGATGTACGTATCGGTAAGTATATGGAACTTACGCTCAGTAAAAGTGAAAAAAATGTTGATGCCCGAGTTAAAGAAATGTGTGAAAAACTGTTAGCTAACACAGTGATTGAAGATTACCGTTATGAAATCGAGGAGGTAGTCCCTTCATGA
- the purE gene encoding 5-(carboxyamino)imidazole ribonucleotide mutase yields MSKPLVGVIMGSTSDWETMEHTCRILDELQVSYEKKVVSAHRTPDLMFTYAETAKERGLKVIIAGAGGAAHLPGMVAAKTIIPVIGVPVQSKALNGLDSLLSIVQMPGGIPVATVAIGKAGAENAGLLAAQMLATQYPAIEEAVLARRERITKLVIEKSDEL; encoded by the coding sequence ATGTCTAAGCCATTGGTTGGAGTTATTATGGGTAGTACTTCTGATTGGGAGACGATGGAGCATACTTGTAGGATACTCGATGAGTTACAAGTTTCGTATGAAAAAAAAGTTGTCTCTGCACACCGAACGCCAGATTTAATGTTTACTTATGCTGAAACGGCAAAAGAAAGAGGCTTGAAAGTGATAATTGCTGGCGCTGGTGGCGCTGCTCACTTGCCAGGAATGGTTGCTGCAAAAACAATTATACCGGTAATCGGAGTTCCGGTTCAGTCGAAAGCACTTAACGGTCTTGACTCGCTTCTATCGATCGTACAAATGCCTGGTGGAATTCCAGTTGCTACTGTCGCGATTGGTAAGGCTGGTGCAGAAAATGCAGGATTGCTTGCGGCGCAAATGCTTGCGACCCAATATCCAGCAATTGAAGAAGCCGTACTTGCCAGAAGAGAAAGAATTACGAAATTAGTCATAGAAAAGAGTGATGAGCTGTGA